GTTTACCGCCAACCAGTTTGGGATCTATGTAGTTGGATCGCTGGATAACCTGATAGAGGGCAACATTGTCTCTGCCGCTACTTACGGCATTTAACTGAACAACCTGTCTATTGCGAACGTTGTGTCCGGCAACACAAGCACCGGCAACGTCTACGGCACGCTGGTGAATTCATCGTATTCGAACGTGCTTAAGGAGAACACTCTCCAGGGAAACACGCACGGCGTGAGGCTGACCTTCTCAGGCAGCAACAGCGCCTACAACAATAACTTCCTCGGCAATACGACTCAGGCTTCAGACGTACTGGGCGCAGGGAACGCCTTTTACCAGCCTGCCCCTGCAGGCGGCAATTACTGGATTGAGCTTTCGGGTTGCGCGGACACGGATCACAACGGCTTCTGCGACGCGCCATATTCCGCCGGCGCCGTTTTCGATGCGTTTCCTCTCGCGCAGAAGTTCTTGCCGGACCACACCGCGCCGGTGCTGCATTTGCCCGGCGAAGTTATTCTGGGTGTCAGCACCCCATCGGGGACTGTATACAACTACATAGTTGACGCCACCGATGATTTCGACCCTTCCCCGTCGGTATCCTGTGCGCCAGGACCGGGGACGCTCTTTCCTCTCGGACC
This SAR202 cluster bacterium DNA region includes the following protein-coding sequences:
- a CDS encoding HYR domain-containing protein, with the protein product MSGNTSTGNVYGTLVNSSYSNVLKENTLQGNTHGVRLTFSGSNSAYNNNFLGNTTQASDVLGAGNAFYQPAPAGGNYWIELSGCADTDHNGFCDAPYSAGAVFDAFPLAQKFLPDHTAPVLHLPGEVILGVSTPSGTVYNYIVDATDDFDPSPSVSCAPGPGTLFPLGPTQIDCTATDAAGNSRTGSFNVIVHYVGLDYAILAAGPKGADIGVGAVVEGDWSGGTVRST